In Streptobacillus canis, a genomic segment contains:
- a CDS encoding PTS lactose/cellobiose transporter subunit IIA: MTYDELSEYAMQIIANSGMARSSAMQAIQFAKAGDFEKVQECMKEADKYYLEAHEIQTDLIVKETSSEEKIILNLIMVHAQDHLTMALLTKDLAKEIIELHKK, encoded by the coding sequence ATGACTTATGATGAATTAAGTGAATATGCAATGCAGATAATTGCAAATTCAGGAATGGCAAGATCAAGTGCTATGCAAGCTATACAATTTGCAAAAGCGGGGGATTTTGAAAAAGTACAAGAATGTATGAAGGAAGCGGATAAATACTATTTAGAAGCTCATGAAATACAAACAGACTTAATAGTTAAGGAAACATCAAGTGAGGAAAAAATAATATTAAATTTAATTATGGTTCATGCTCAAGATCACTTAACTATGGCACTTTTAACTAAGGATTTAGCAAAAGAAATTATAGAACTACATAAAAAATAG
- a CDS encoding autotransporter outer membrane beta-barrel domain-containing protein, with amino-acid sequence MSETDSLILVKGMKTLDGSAGEARKFEASLNSGEEFTNKDATFELSGEKSIAKAATNGWLIEATGTRTASSSLTATIKDKAMVEGLTSKDFSSRLDINLENEAKWTLRNKGNINRTSFNNLTITNSILDASNINKEDKAEYDLHATIDSVTENGKVTNAGTITLDNGKYEDKLTLNGTYKGDNGKILVNTLWNETSGVNGENSKSDLFEITGVVEGKIEVITIGSNKSENMIDGLVGADEGDEGHRSAIVIKTPEGTAEGAFFGKAKTENETELELKSEVKDGNRLFFWEITKLGNNEPDLFLVATRENMEQSRNIFGRLNERRIQTKLFNIGKDTKYPMAWFRLFGGEHIQHLSKKTSYMDGTIGMNVGFDYHIDPKKENLTGVYFGYSNSFKHVMNKLSNEYKGKVTTNMYSLGFTNTYEIEKFYADAVVQVSALRNEYKFKNDKKYNNTGVIFTGSLEVGSPIYFENNKERDEKYIVEPQAQIIYQFGKNMDIVEQKISYGYSNSITGRMGLRLGYSISNYNKYKNGMGYALFNVWGQWTDGNKVTQGKKEYVTDYAKVWLEAGLGANIPVTKNVSSYFEVSLEKSVYGGNKYGGKGTIGFNIER; translated from the coding sequence ATGTCTGAAACAGACAGTTTAATATTAGTTAAAGGTATGAAAACGTTAGATGGATCAGCAGGTGAAGCTAGAAAATTTGAAGCTTCATTAAATAGTGGTGAAGAATTTACAAATAAAGATGCTACTTTTGAACTATCTGGAGAAAAATCAATAGCAAAAGCAGCAACTAATGGTTGGTTAATTGAAGCAACTGGAACGAGAACAGCTTCATCATCTTTAACAGCAACTATTAAAGATAAAGCTATGGTAGAAGGATTAACAAGTAAAGATTTTAGTTCAAGATTAGATATTAATTTAGAAAATGAAGCTAAATGGACATTAAGAAATAAAGGTAATATTAATAGAACTTCTTTTAATAATTTAACTATAACAAATTCTATTCTTGATGCATCTAATATAAATAAAGAAGATAAAGCAGAATATGATTTACATGCAACAATTGATAGTGTTACAGAAAATGGTAAAGTAACTAATGCAGGGACTATTACACTTGATAATGGTAAATATGAAGATAAATTAACATTAAACGGTACTTATAAAGGAGATAATGGTAAAATACTAGTAAATACTTTATGGAATGAAACTAGTGGTGTAAATGGAGAAAATTCTAAGTCAGATTTATTTGAAATTACAGGAGTAGTTGAAGGAAAAATAGAAGTAATAACAATAGGTAGTAATAAGTCTGAAAATATGATTGATGGATTAGTTGGAGCTGATGAAGGTGATGAAGGACATAGAAGTGCTATAGTTATCAAAACACCTGAAGGGACAGCAGAAGGTGCATTCTTTGGTAAAGCAAAAACTGAAAATGAAACAGAACTTGAATTAAAATCAGAAGTAAAAGATGGTAATAGATTATTCTTTTGGGAAATTACTAAATTAGGTAATAACGAACCAGACTTATTCTTAGTTGCAACTAGAGAAAACATGGAACAATCTAGAAATATATTTGGACGTTTAAATGAAAGAAGAATACAAACTAAACTATTTAATATAGGTAAAGATACTAAATATCCTATGGCTTGGTTTAGATTATTTGGTGGAGAACATATACAACATTTAAGTAAAAAAACGAGTTATATGGACGGAACTATAGGAATGAATGTTGGATTTGATTATCATATTGATCCTAAAAAAGAAAATTTAACAGGAGTGTATTTTGGATATTCTAATTCATTTAAACATGTCATGAATAAACTTTCAAATGAGTATAAAGGTAAGGTTACAACTAATATGTATTCTCTTGGATTTACTAATACTTATGAGATAGAAAAATTCTATGCTGATGCAGTAGTTCAAGTTTCGGCACTTAGAAATGAGTATAAATTTAAAAATGATAAGAAATATAACAATACGGGAGTAATTTTTACAGGTTCACTAGAAGTAGGATCACCAATATATTTTGAAAACAATAAAGAAAGAGATGAAAAATATATAGTAGAGCCACAAGCACAAATAATATATCAATTTGGTAAAAATATGGATATAGTAGAACAAAAAATTAGTTATGGATATTCAAATTCAATCACAGGAAGAATGGGCTTAAGACTTGGATATTCAATATCAAATTACAATAAATATAAAAATGGTATGGGATATGCTCTATTTAATGTTTGGGGACAATGGACTGATGGAAATAAAGTTACTCAAGGTAAGAAAGAATATGTAACAGATTATGCTAAAGTTTGGTTAGAAGCAGGACTTGGAGCAAATATACCAGTAACTAAGAATGTAAGTTCTTATTTTGAAGTAAGTCTTGAAAAATCAGTTTATGGTGGAAATAAATATGGTGGAAAAGGAACTATAGGATTTAATATAGAAAGATAA
- a CDS encoding glycoside hydrolase family 1 protein — translation MIKFPENFYWGSSISGEQSEGRFEGDGKGLTTWDKFFEVEPYKFHNGIGPQTTTSMYKYYLDDIKLLKQTGHNTYRTSISWARLIPNGIGEVNEDAVRFYRSYFSTLKENGIEPFVNLSHFDTPLVLEKKFGGFVSKEVVDAYAKYARTCFELFGDIVKTWFTFNEPIVSVECGYLKQYHYPMEVDSKKAVQVAYNLALASAKAIKEFKKVIKDGQIGIILNLTPAYPRSNHPADLKAARIAELFANKSFLDPAVRGEYDKELIEIVKKHDLLPDYTNEELDIIKNNKVDILGINYYQPLRVKARDSKPNDEAPFMPEYYYEHFVMPGRRMNPHRGWEIYPKGLYDISINIRDNYGNIPWFVAENGMGVEGEEKYKVGDMIHDDYRIEFFKEHLEWLHKGISEGANCKGYLVWTAIDCWSWLNSYKNRYGLIELELSTAKRYIKKSGYWFNETSKNNGF, via the coding sequence ATGATTAAATTTCCAGAAAATTTTTATTGGGGTAGTTCAATAAGTGGAGAACAAAGTGAAGGAAGATTTGAAGGTGATGGTAAAGGACTTACAACTTGGGATAAGTTTTTTGAAGTAGAACCATATAAATTCCATAATGGTATAGGACCACAAACTACTACTAGTATGTATAAATATTATCTTGATGATATTAAATTATTAAAACAAACAGGACATAATACTTATAGAACATCTATTTCTTGGGCAAGATTAATACCTAATGGAATAGGTGAAGTAAATGAAGATGCTGTAAGATTTTATAGATCATATTTTAGCACTTTAAAAGAAAATGGAATAGAACCATTTGTAAATTTATCACATTTTGATACTCCTCTTGTATTAGAGAAAAAATTTGGTGGATTTGTAAGTAAAGAAGTAGTAGATGCATATGCTAAATACGCTAGAACTTGTTTTGAATTATTTGGAGATATAGTTAAAACTTGGTTTACTTTCAATGAACCTATAGTTTCTGTAGAATGTGGATATTTAAAACAATACCATTATCCAATGGAAGTTGATTCTAAAAAGGCTGTGCAAGTTGCATATAACTTAGCTCTTGCATCTGCAAAAGCAATAAAAGAATTTAAAAAAGTGATTAAAGATGGACAAATAGGGATAATTTTAAATCTGACACCTGCATATCCTAGAAGTAATCATCCTGCAGATTTAAAAGCAGCTAGAATAGCAGAACTATTTGCAAATAAGAGTTTCTTAGACCCTGCAGTAAGAGGAGAATATGATAAGGAATTAATAGAAATAGTTAAAAAACATGATTTATTACCTGATTATACAAATGAAGAATTAGATATAATAAAAAATAACAAAGTTGACATTTTAGGTATAAACTATTATCAACCATTAAGGGTTAAAGCAAGAGATTCTAAACCTAATGATGAGGCACCATTTATGCCAGAATACTATTATGAACACTTTGTAATGCCAGGAAGAAGAATGAACCCTCATAGAGGATGGGAAATCTATCCTAAGGGACTATATGATATTTCAATAAATATTAGAGATAATTATGGAAATATTCCATGGTTCGTAGCTGAAAATGGTATGGGAGTTGAAGGAGAAGAGAAATATAAGGTAGGAGACATGATACATGATGACTACAGAATAGAATTCTTCAAAGAACATTTAGAATGGTTACATAAAGGTATATCTGAAGGAGCAAATTGTAAGGGATATCTAGTTTGGACAGCTATAGATTGTTGGTCATGGCTAAATTCATATAAAAATAGATATGGATTAATAGAACTAGAATTATCAACAGCTAAAAGATATATTAAAAAATCAGGTTATTGGTTTAATGAAACTAGTAAAAATAATGGTTTTTAA
- a CDS encoding PTS sugar transporter subunit IIB, with amino-acid sequence MVKILLICTAGMSTSFLVEKMKKEAETRGLEVEVTATPEASAEEFVGKVDVVLLGPQIKYLENEIKGKFEGTPVAVINMMDYGMMKGDKVLDQALSLK; translated from the coding sequence ATGGTAAAAATACTTTTAATTTGTACAGCAGGTATGTCTACTAGCTTTTTAGTAGAAAAAATGAAAAAAGAAGCTGAAACTAGAGGTTTAGAAGTTGAAGTAACAGCAACTCCTGAAGCTAGTGCTGAAGAATTTGTAGGTAAAGTTGATGTTGTTCTACTTGGGCCACAAATTAAATATTTAGAAAATGAAATTAAAGGAAAATTTGAAGGTACTCCAGTTGCAGTAATCAACATGATGGATTATGGAATGATGAAAGGTGACAAAGTACTAGATCAAGCATTATCACTAAAATAA
- a CDS encoding DDE-type integrase/transposase/recombinase, with amino-acid sequence MKYAGELIQMDASKHDWFCNGTYAHLHIAIDDHSRKILSAYFYKEETLRAYYQITHDMIVNYGIPYSILTNKRTVFEYKNKSNKSIENDTFTQYGYACHRLGIDLKTTSIPQAKGRVERAFSTLQSRLVNELRINNINNINNIESANMFLPQFIEAFNNKFSTDINNTSMGFLIIKIIEFILNIILMYLLLKLLIIDYLLVLMMWLMLKLKRNISHLSLTLGKENLLLGILRKIIKLKIISITFNLKVPNY; translated from the coding sequence ATGAAATATGCAGGTGAATTAATTCAAATGGACGCTTCTAAACACGATTGGTTTTGTAATGGAACTTATGCTCACCTACATATAGCAATAGATGATCATAGTAGGAAAATTCTATCTGCATATTTTTATAAAGAAGAAACCCTTAGAGCATACTATCAAATAACACATGATATGATTGTTAATTATGGTATCCCCTATTCTATTCTTACTAATAAAAGAACTGTTTTTGAATATAAAAATAAATCTAATAAAAGTATTGAAAATGATACTTTTACTCAATATGGTTATGCTTGTCATAGATTAGGTATTGATTTAAAAACTACTTCTATCCCTCAAGCAAAAGGGCGTGTTGAAAGAGCCTTCTCCACTCTTCAATCACGCCTTGTAAATGAGTTGAGAATTAATAATATTAATAATATTAATAATATTGAAAGTGCTAATATGTTCCTACCACAGTTCATTGAAGCCTTCAATAATAAGTTCTCAACTGATATTAATAATACATCAATGGGATTTTTGATAATAAAAATAATAGAGTTTATCCTAAATATAATTCTAATGTACTTGTTATTAAAACTTTTGATAATAGATTATTTGCTAGTATTGATGATGTGGTTGATGTTAAAGTTAAAAAGAAATATATCCCACCTATCTCTCACCCTTGGAAAAGAGAATCTTTTATTAGGTATCTTGAGAAAAATAATAAAATTGAAAATTATATCGATTACATTTAATTTAAAAGTCCCTAATTATTAA
- a CDS encoding PTS sugar transporter subunit IIC: MKKFMDWMEHHFVPTATKISSQRHLVAIRDSFIAILPVTMVGSIAVLLNVLFRNIPNEYGFPGVAEFMAPLININGVVWFGSLAILSLVFIVALGYNVASGYKVNPLAGSLVAVASFILFLPQEARFMAEINGAMHEVSSWGFLDFNKYLGATGLFPAMIIGFFSTIIYSKLMLNKVTIKLPDSVPPAVNKAFASIIPGVLAIYASATVSYLITTYTGQTLIDIISKYIQQPLLELSQGAFTVILLAFLVQLFWFFGLHGHNVLAPILDGIYQPALLANAEHIAKGGTVETLPYLWTRGSFDAYLQMGGSGITIALIIAIFLFSKREEYRAVAKLGLPMGMFNINEPMIFGMPIVLNPLYLIPFLLVSTLGAIVAYTATVLGVVPPVFVQVPWVLPPGIYAFFATGGSFMAALVSLFNVFLAFVIWTPFVILANRVKED; this comes from the coding sequence ATGAAAAAATTTATGGATTGGATGGAGCATCATTTTGTTCCAACAGCAACGAAAATTTCTTCTCAAAGACATTTAGTTGCAATTAGAGACTCTTTTATTGCTATATTACCAGTTACTATGGTTGGATCTATAGCAGTATTATTAAACGTATTATTTAGAAATATTCCTAATGAATATGGATTCCCTGGTGTAGCAGAATTCATGGCTCCATTAATTAATATTAATGGTGTTGTTTGGTTCGGTTCACTTGCTATTCTTTCATTAGTGTTTATAGTTGCATTAGGATACAATGTAGCTTCAGGATACAAAGTAAATCCTTTAGCAGGATCTTTAGTAGCTGTTGCATCATTTATCTTATTCTTACCACAAGAAGCTAGATTCATGGCAGAAATTAATGGTGCTATGCATGAAGTATCATCTTGGGGATTCTTAGACTTCAATAAATATTTAGGAGCTACAGGATTATTCCCTGCTATGATAATAGGTTTCTTCTCAACAATAATTTATAGTAAATTAATGTTAAACAAAGTAACTATTAAATTACCTGATTCAGTTCCACCTGCAGTAAACAAAGCGTTTGCTTCAATAATACCAGGTGTTTTAGCTATATATGCTTCAGCAACTGTATCATATTTAATCACTACTTATACAGGACAAACTTTAATAGATATTATATCTAAATATATACAACAACCATTATTAGAATTATCACAAGGTGCATTTACAGTTATCTTACTGGCATTCTTAGTACAATTATTCTGGTTCTTTGGATTACATGGACACAACGTTCTTGCTCCAATCTTAGATGGTATTTACCAACCAGCTTTACTTGCAAATGCTGAACACATTGCAAAAGGTGGAACTGTTGAAACTTTACCATACTTATGGACTAGAGGATCATTTGATGCTTACTTACAAATGGGTGGATCAGGAATAACTATAGCTTTAATTATAGCTATCTTCTTATTCTCAAAAAGAGAAGAATATAGAGCGGTTGCAAAACTTGGATTACCTATGGGTATGTTCAACATTAATGAGCCTATGATATTTGGTATGCCTATAGTACTTAACCCACTATATTTAATACCATTCTTATTAGTTTCAACTTTAGGTGCAATAGTAGCATATACTGCAACAGTATTAGGAGTAGTTCCTCCAGTATTCGTTCAAGTACCTTGGGTATTACCTCCAGGTATATATGCATTCTTTGCAACAGGTGGAAGCTTCATGGCAGCATTAGTTTCATTATTCAACGTATTCTTAGCGTTTGTAATATGGACACCATTTGTTATCTTAGCAAATAGAGTAAAAGAAGATTAA
- a CDS encoding BglG family transcription antiterminator → MENELKLIYRILMDGNFHSAIELSTHLKLSDKTCRKYVKELSELLKKHDINIISKTRFGYKLEGEILKENEIFDRDHSKIPITADERQNFLIDKLIYEDNYLKLEDIAEKIFISTKTLSNDIKKIENTIKVHNLSIDRKPYYGLKIVGEELNIRNYLIDGLEKRLNENKFLDKKSKYSVTDIAKYTYSFLKTKNVKISDISLQNLVAAIYVTFHRVQENKRIKNIDISKNNLFLSKRDHIEECMNELFNKLGFKLKLDDRDIDFITIHFLTTETLTYKSLKTEDINEVNDIIQELLYFVKLTFKIDLYNDDDLYKNLYTHILALCIRIRFGIRVKNPLLDDIKKNMPLEYNVATYVCNLISKRFDDIPLSEAEIGYIAVILHMSKGINVNISSKKNVLIVCPSGRGVSKFLIYTYNNLFSEYINIVSSCGEHELMDTDLENIDVIFTLTDLETKVNKPVYKINYFLNDEDVLRIKNILKDNDNFLKEVLPEELFVYVDKEMNKDEIITLMSEKLKLIPNMKENIEELIHKREKLGMTEISQEVAIPHPTEVISNVNVIGVCISKHPVRWLNNAVNIILFLCLDNKNNKNEKIYESFTKIVGDKEIIKDILSNPTYNYFINILENLGGK, encoded by the coding sequence ATGGAAAATGAGTTAAAACTAATATATAGGATATTAATGGATGGAAATTTTCATTCAGCAATTGAACTATCTACCCATCTTAAGCTTTCTGATAAAACATGTAGAAAGTATGTAAAGGAATTATCAGAATTACTTAAAAAACATGATATTAATATAATTTCTAAAACAAGATTTGGATATAAACTTGAAGGAGAAATATTAAAAGAAAATGAAATCTTTGATAGAGATCATTCTAAAATTCCAATAACAGCAGATGAAAGACAAAATTTTTTAATAGATAAATTAATTTATGAAGATAATTATCTTAAGCTTGAGGATATAGCAGAAAAAATATTTATTAGTACAAAAACTTTATCAAATGATATAAAAAAAATAGAAAATACAATAAAAGTTCATAATTTAAGTATAGATAGAAAACCATATTATGGTTTGAAAATTGTAGGAGAAGAATTAAATATTAGAAATTATTTAATAGATGGTTTAGAAAAAAGATTGAATGAAAATAAGTTTCTTGATAAAAAATCTAAATATAGTGTAACTGACATCGCAAAATATACTTATAGTTTTTTAAAGACTAAAAATGTTAAAATTTCAGATATATCATTACAAAATCTTGTAGCTGCAATATATGTAACCTTTCATAGAGTCCAAGAAAATAAGAGAATTAAAAATATTGATATATCAAAAAATAATCTTTTTTTAAGTAAAAGAGATCATATTGAAGAATGTATGAATGAATTATTTAATAAACTTGGATTTAAACTTAAGTTAGATGATAGAGATATAGATTTTATAACTATACATTTTTTAACTACAGAAACTCTTACATATAAATCACTTAAAACAGAAGATATAAATGAAGTAAATGATATTATACAAGAATTATTATATTTCGTGAAACTAACATTTAAAATAGATCTATATAATGATGATGACTTATACAAAAATCTATATACTCATATCTTAGCATTGTGTATAAGAATAAGATTTGGTATTAGAGTTAAAAATCCATTATTAGATGATATCAAAAAGAATATGCCACTTGAATATAATGTTGCAACTTATGTATGTAATTTAATTTCAAAAAGATTTGATGATATTCCATTATCAGAAGCAGAAATAGGCTATATTGCTGTAATATTACATATGAGTAAGGGAATAAATGTTAATATATCAAGTAAGAAAAATGTATTAATAGTTTGTCCAAGTGGAAGAGGTGTATCAAAATTTTTAATATATACGTATAATAATTTATTTTCAGAATATATAAACATTGTTTCATCTTGTGGTGAACATGAATTAATGGATACAGATCTTGAAAATATAGATGTGATATTTACACTTACTGATTTAGAAACGAAAGTTAATAAGCCAGTGTATAAGATAAATTACTTTCTAAATGATGAAGATGTTTTAAGAATAAAAAATATACTTAAAGATAATGACAATTTCTTGAAGGAAGTACTTCCTGAAGAGTTATTTGTATATGTAGATAAAGAAATGAATAAAGATGAAATAATTACTTTAATGTCAGAAAAACTTAAATTAATTCCTAATATGAAAGAAAATATTGAAGAATTAATACATAAAAGAGAGAAACTAGGGATGACAGAGATTTCACAAGAAGTTGCTATCCCTCATCCAACAGAGGTAATTAGTAATGTAAATGTAATAGGTGTTTGTATTAGTAAACATCCAGTAAGATGGTTAAACAATGCTGTAAATATTATATTATTCTTATGTTTAGATAATAAGAATAATAAGAATGAAAAGATATATGAATCATTTACAAAAATAGTAGGAGATAAAGAAATAATAAAAGATATCTTATCAAATCCTACATACAATTATTTTATAAACATACTAGAAAATTTAGGAGGAAAATAG
- a CDS encoding DUF3284 domain-containing protein, which produces MRVEKNIKVSSKEFFDFLIENLRQEMNIKGKIKEGMRFSVNLKTKTNQVTKSTAEIMNLTPNERYTLKYYSSLGENIVDYQIKEISSDEIKIIYDEIYITNSTMQRYNQMFVEFFYSFFLKRKKKKMLKAVESYLINKRTEAKND; this is translated from the coding sequence ATGAGAGTAGAAAAGAATATAAAAGTTTCTTCAAAAGAATTTTTTGATTTTTTAATTGAAAATTTAAGACAAGAAATGAATATTAAAGGTAAGATAAAAGAAGGTATGAGATTTAGTGTAAATCTGAAAACTAAAACTAATCAAGTAACTAAAAGTACAGCAGAGATTATGAATTTAACTCCAAATGAAAGATATACACTAAAATATTATTCTAGTTTAGGAGAAAATATAGTTGATTATCAAATTAAAGAAATAAGTAGTGATGAAATAAAGATAATATATGATGAAATATATATTACTAATTCTACTATGCAAAGATATAATCAAATGTTTGTAGAATTCTTTTATTCATTCTTCTTAAAAAGAAAGAAAAAGAAAATGTTAAAAGCAGTAGAAAGTTATTTAATAAATAAGAGAACGGAGGCTAAAAATGATTAA